One region of Jonesiaceae bacterium BS-20 genomic DNA includes:
- a CDS encoding class E sortase, giving the protein MASRAGRVVTGILGLLGELMITAGLLIAGYLAWDVWWDSNASAAIAVEAVEEFKETLVAAPRQKAELITDRPPPEMEPAAEGETMGILIVPKWYDKTMNQMPIKEGTTPYVLDRAAAGHYKDTALPGEVGNFSVAGHRRTHGNSFRFINELEAGDQIIVSTDTTWLVYEVTDYEIVLPSAIEVVAPVPGKPDEVPVDRYLTMTTCHSPQTGEWGNSHRWVTHSKFIGWMDRADGMPEQVLEDPEVK; this is encoded by the coding sequence ATGGCATCACGGGCCGGCCGTGTAGTCACGGGAATACTTGGGTTGCTCGGCGAGCTGATGATCACCGCTGGGCTGCTCATTGCGGGCTATTTAGCCTGGGACGTGTGGTGGGATTCCAACGCCTCGGCTGCGATTGCAGTTGAAGCGGTTGAGGAGTTTAAAGAGACTTTAGTCGCCGCACCCCGCCAAAAGGCTGAGCTGATTACCGACCGTCCGCCACCGGAGATGGAACCGGCGGCCGAGGGCGAGACCATGGGCATCTTGATCGTGCCTAAGTGGTACGACAAGACCATGAACCAAATGCCCATCAAGGAAGGCACCACGCCTTACGTCTTGGACCGCGCAGCTGCCGGGCACTATAAGGACACGGCTCTGCCCGGCGAGGTAGGCAACTTCTCCGTAGCTGGCCACCGCAGAACACACGGTAACTCGTTCCGGTTCATCAACGAACTCGAGGCCGGGGACCAAATCATCGTTTCAACGGACACGACTTGGCTGGTCTACGAGGTCACCGACTATGAAATTGTCCTGCCGAGCGCAATCGAAGTGGTCGCTCCCGTCCCCGGGAAGCCGGACGAAGTCCCGGTCGACCGCTACCTAACCATGACCACCTGTCACAGCCCGCAAACCGGCGAATGGGGCAACTCCCACCGCTGGGTTACCCACTCCAAGTTTATTGGCTGGATGGACCGCGCAGACGGTATGCCAGAGCAGGTTCTTGAAGATCCAGAGGTGAAGTAA
- a CDS encoding family 43 glycosylhydrolase, producing MATWLRSTGVPRRRSRLTAGAALFALALSTAPLGATMAAADPLDVPVPTRTFQSAGNPILADGSRYTADAAVLVEGDELFIYTGHDQAAPREGGFNMHEYDVFSTGDVAGGQWDLYEGNLQPSDVFAWASGNAAYAGGVTKGPDGKFYWYAPVETTDRQFANRMAIGVAVSDTPVGPWTDALGEPLVDWGDVFGNSNNGQEVIDPHVLVDGDKVYMYWGSWNVARVVELKTDMITLNGPISVMQGLTSFYEAPWVTKREGTYHMLYDWKRGGSECTPSNYQACIGYATSDSPTGPWTYEGIVLSGTSSTTVHPGLIEFQDQWYITYHTKDAKDGGHFRRSVAIDKIEWDGNRLKPAVHTRSDDPAWRVTDNVAPDAVPTASFTEMPPMRVGALNDGRVATAMLPPDQWGNYRGDTSTVASDWVMYQWDVPVRVDGMGVEFHRDGGWIRQPSTWELEYRDANGDWHTLDTSGNPTAVDTWHDVSFPAVTTDALRMHVSGSPAAGGAVHSVSISEWEVYGDPITTIDDVVVYTPVGTAPVLPGTVVANYAGNQTARAAVRWRDVAAADYAQAGEFTVVGRVVGGSELITAKVVVGNDIPQPPTDTTKPTVAIALSGSEGGEGWFSSNVTARVRGTDNLDDTLTIATKVNDGQWNTVSDVRFLDVTLSVEGESTITGTAQDRAGNRGEGSRSFKIDKTKPEASATLADRAVTVTATDALSGVGTVLGAFDDGPAVAIELGKPVAAPSQQPHTFTYRVSDVAGNVTVGQVAVPMAEGAVLTGNVAPYATPSATNTAGWNAKEGLNDGTGGVLEADANKLGKAWGTWPNVGEQTAQLDWDFDVTVDTTGVWWARDSNDAANAGMIPPSSWVLEYLSGDEWIEVEIIEGEYGRTSDGYEVLKFAPITTTSLRITSQSWGEAEGQGSTGIQEWQVIAAEQDEVDPEPGPVVDFAALADIVSQASDLDALLYTADSWAPVATALADGRVVLADAEATQDQVNAAVSALQSAIEGLEDAEVDPVDPVDPVDPVDPVDPVEPVDPVDPVDPVDPIDPADPTDKEDPADKDKPADKENPKDQGKSDKDLASTGFTGTVAAIAVIVLLGAGALVLSPGLRRHRKL from the coding sequence ATGGCCACCTGGCTACGTTCGACCGGAGTTCCGCGGAGGCGTTCGCGCCTCACCGCAGGCGCCGCACTCTTTGCTCTCGCGCTTTCAACGGCCCCTTTAGGGGCAACCATGGCGGCGGCAGATCCACTCGATGTCCCCGTTCCGACGCGGACCTTCCAAAGCGCCGGAAACCCAATTTTGGCTGATGGTAGCCGGTACACCGCGGACGCCGCAGTGCTGGTAGAGGGCGATGAACTCTTCATCTATACCGGCCACGACCAAGCCGCGCCCCGCGAGGGCGGCTTCAATATGCACGAATATGACGTATTTTCGACCGGCGATGTCGCCGGTGGGCAATGGGACCTGTATGAAGGTAACCTGCAGCCCTCTGATGTCTTTGCTTGGGCATCGGGAAATGCTGCGTATGCGGGCGGAGTAACTAAAGGTCCCGACGGAAAGTTCTACTGGTACGCGCCCGTTGAGACCACCGACCGTCAGTTTGCCAACCGCATGGCAATCGGCGTAGCCGTCAGTGATACCCCGGTTGGCCCGTGGACCGACGCTCTGGGTGAACCCCTTGTGGACTGGGGCGATGTCTTTGGTAATTCAAACAACGGCCAAGAGGTCATTGACCCGCATGTGCTGGTTGATGGCGACAAGGTGTACATGTACTGGGGCTCCTGGAACGTGGCCCGGGTTGTTGAACTAAAAACTGACATGATCACCCTGAATGGACCAATCTCGGTCATGCAGGGCCTAACCTCGTTCTATGAGGCGCCTTGGGTCACCAAGCGTGAAGGCACCTACCACATGCTTTACGACTGGAAGCGGGGCGGATCCGAATGTACTCCGTCCAACTACCAAGCGTGCATTGGATATGCCACCTCGGATTCCCCAACTGGGCCGTGGACCTATGAGGGCATTGTGCTCTCGGGAACCTCATCCACCACGGTGCACCCGGGGTTGATTGAGTTTCAAGATCAGTGGTACATCACTTACCACACCAAGGACGCTAAAGATGGTGGGCACTTCCGCCGTTCCGTAGCGATCGACAAGATCGAGTGGGACGGCAACCGGCTCAAGCCCGCCGTGCACACCCGTAGCGATGACCCCGCTTGGCGCGTAACGGATAACGTAGCCCCGGACGCGGTTCCAACAGCATCATTCACGGAGATGCCGCCCATGCGCGTGGGCGCGCTCAATGACGGCCGGGTAGCCACCGCGATGTTGCCGCCGGACCAGTGGGGTAACTACCGTGGGGACACCTCGACGGTCGCATCCGACTGGGTCATGTATCAGTGGGACGTGCCCGTGCGAGTCGATGGCATGGGCGTGGAGTTCCACCGTGATGGGGGCTGGATTCGCCAACCCTCGACCTGGGAACTGGAATACCGTGATGCAAACGGTGACTGGCACACGTTAGACACGTCTGGGAACCCAACCGCAGTAGACACTTGGCATGACGTCTCATTCCCTGCTGTTACAACGGATGCGCTGCGCATGCATGTGTCCGGATCACCCGCCGCTGGTGGAGCGGTCCACTCCGTATCTATCTCCGAGTGGGAAGTTTATGGAGATCCGATCACCACAATCGATGACGTCGTGGTCTATACCCCTGTAGGGACCGCACCGGTTCTGCCGGGAACCGTTGTAGCCAACTACGCGGGGAATCAAACTGCCCGTGCCGCCGTACGCTGGCGTGACGTTGCAGCGGCTGACTACGCCCAAGCGGGCGAGTTCACCGTGGTGGGCCGCGTAGTGGGTGGCTCCGAGCTAATAACCGCCAAGGTTGTTGTGGGCAATGATATTCCGCAACCACCAACCGACACCACCAAGCCAACGGTAGCCATTGCGCTGTCCGGAAGTGAAGGTGGGGAGGGCTGGTTCTCCTCAAACGTGACCGCACGGGTGCGGGGAACAGACAATCTTGATGACACACTTACCATCGCAACCAAGGTCAACGACGGACAGTGGAATACCGTTTCCGATGTCCGGTTCCTGGACGTGACGCTGAGCGTTGAGGGTGAATCGACGATTACCGGAACCGCCCAGGACCGCGCCGGCAATAGGGGTGAGGGATCGAGGAGTTTCAAGATCGATAAGACCAAGCCAGAGGCCTCCGCAACCCTTGCAGACCGTGCCGTAACCGTGACCGCAACGGATGCGTTATCCGGTGTGGGCACCGTACTTGGCGCCTTTGATGATGGCCCGGCCGTGGCCATTGAGTTGGGTAAGCCGGTAGCCGCACCAAGCCAGCAGCCACACACGTTTACCTACCGGGTCAGCGATGTTGCAGGGAACGTAACGGTTGGGCAGGTAGCCGTACCTATGGCTGAGGGCGCAGTCCTCACCGGAAATGTTGCCCCTTACGCCACACCATCAGCAACTAACACCGCTGGTTGGAACGCTAAGGAAGGGCTCAACGATGGAACCGGTGGTGTGCTAGAAGCTGATGCCAACAAGTTGGGCAAGGCGTGGGGCACTTGGCCAAACGTAGGGGAACAGACCGCGCAACTGGATTGGGACTTTGACGTAACCGTTGATACCACCGGTGTGTGGTGGGCGCGGGACTCCAACGATGCTGCCAACGCAGGTATGATCCCGCCATCGAGTTGGGTGCTTGAATACCTTTCCGGTGACGAGTGGATTGAAGTAGAAATCATTGAGGGCGAGTACGGGCGCACCAGCGATGGCTACGAGGTGCTCAAGTTTGCACCAATCACCACAACCTCCCTGCGCATCACCTCCCAGTCTTGGGGTGAAGCTGAGGGGCAAGGTTCAACCGGTATCCAAGAGTGGCAAGTCATCGCCGCAGAACAGGACGAGGTTGATCCCGAGCCTGGCCCGGTGGTGGATTTCGCTGCGCTCGCGGACATTGTTTCTCAAGCCAGTGATCTCGACGCATTGCTATACACCGCGGACTCATGGGCTCCGGTTGCAACCGCCCTTGCTGATGGACGTGTGGTTCTAGCGGATGCGGAGGCAACCCAAGACCAGGTGAATGCGGCAGTTAGTGCGCTGCAATCGGCGATCGAAGGCCTAGAGGACGCAGAGGTGGACCCTGTAGACCCGGTCGATCCAGTGGACCCTGTGGACCCGGTCGATCCAGTGGAACCGGTCGATCCAGTGGACCCTGTGGACCCTGTGGACCCAATCGATCCAGCAGACCCAACCGACAAGGAAGATCCAGCCGACAAAGACAAGCCGGCTGACAAGGAAAATCCAAAGGATCAGGGCAAGTCTGACAAGGATCTGGCTTCGACCGGCTTCACGGGTACCGTCGCTGCGATAGCGGTGATCGTACTGCTCGGCGCTGGTGCGCTGGTATTGTCACCGGGCCTGCGCAGGCATCGAAAACTGTAG